TATCCGGTGCCTTCAGCTCTGCAGTCCCGGCAACTCTGGTTATGGCCCACTCCAGTCCGTCAGGGTTGTTTGATGCGACCAGTGAGACAACACCACCGGTCAAAATGGCAGCACAGAGAAAACCGACCACCAGATTACGCAGTGGATAGGCGACCGGTAATGCAGACTGCAACCCGGCATGCATCAGTTCCGGACGGGCCAGATAGACAAAGGAGACAATCGCAGCAGTCACCACCCCTTCAACCAGTCCGATGGCCAGATGTACCGGCTGCATCAACAGCAGGAAGGTGGTAAAAGGCAGCGCAGACAGACCCGAAAAGAGGGTTTCAAGAACAACGGCAAAGGGACCGAGCTGCAGCGTCACCACCGCCGACACAATAACAGCAAAGCTGAGGCGTGTTCCGGCCGGACGTTGTCCGGCAAGTTTTTTGTAGACCAGAGGATAGACCAGAAAGGCGGGGATCACCCCCATGTTAAAGATATTGCACCCCAGGGCAAGCAGTCCGCCATCGGCAAAAAACAGAGCCTGCACGATCAGAACCCCTGTTATGGCCAGCAGGGCGGCGTGCGGCCCCAACAGAATGGCAAGCAGCAGGCCGCCACCAAGGTGCCCGCTTGAGCCGGTGCCCGGTATGCTGAAGTTGATCATCTGGGCTGCAAAAAGAAAGGCCCCCATAACCCCCATCAAAGGGACCCTGCGTTCATCCGTATCTTTCCGAAGCCTCGCTGAGCTATAGGCAACAGCACCCGCAGATACTGCCCACATGACCCCGCCCACAGCCGGCGAGACAAGCGCGTCTGCCATATGCATGGATACCTCCAGTGCCACAAAAAGTAAATTCGTAGCACAAGTCTATACTCCACTGACTATCTGCTGTCAACCGGGACGATCGTACATAGAGCCACTTGGCAGGGTTTTGAAAACGTGATGAGGAAGGCCGGACACCAGGAGCACTGGGCACGGCGACAGAACAATCAGTTAGACGAGGGGGAGCGTACCGTACAACGAAAGGAGACCGACCTTGGAGTAGCTTTTCAACGCCTTGTTAAAGCAGGTTATTTATTGCATTCAGGCCTTCCAGCGCCCCGCAGGCCAGACCGACATGAGGTGGCGCTATCTCCGGTTCGCGGGTATTGATCCTGATTACGGTTGCAGCGGCATAACGCCAGCCCAACCGTTCAGACATGGTCCGTATCGTCGGAATAGCTGTTCCAGCCCCCAGCTCTATCACCACCATCTTCGTATCCAGCTGTTCTGCCAGAAACTGCTGCAGACGTTGTTCCTGCTGGTGGGTCCGGTCCGGCAACCATGACCAGTCGCCAAACATCAGGATATTGGGACGGCTGACACCGTTACAGCGGGGACAGCGGGGAACATTGCCGGCCCGCATGGTCACCGGGTCAACGGGAATCTGTTCCTGATTGGTCCAAATGGTATCGGAGCAGGGAGAAAGGCACTGCAGCCAGTGGATTGATCCATGAACTTCAA
Above is a window of Trichlorobacter lovleyi SZ DNA encoding:
- a CDS encoding energy-coupling factor ABC transporter permease; translated protein: MHMADALVSPAVGGVMWAVSAGAVAYSSARLRKDTDERRVPLMGVMGAFLFAAQMINFSIPGTGSSGHLGGGLLLAILLGPHAALLAITGVLIVQALFFADGGLLALGCNIFNMGVIPAFLVYPLVYKKLAGQRPAGTRLSFAVIVSAVVTLQLGPFAVVLETLFSGLSALPFTTFLLLMQPVHLAIGLVEGVVTAAIVSFVYLARPELMHAGLQSALPVAYPLRNLVVGFLCAAILTGGVVSLVASNNPDGLEWAITRVAGTAELKAPDNRLHSWLAGLQETVSFLPDYAFKHPAVAEAQAPASRAAETAGTSLAGLVGVMITLLLLMLGGALLKRVRATA
- a CDS encoding SIR2 family NAD-dependent protein deacylase, producing the protein MSRKRDGALLEQAAALVRAADCFVITAGAGMGVDSGLPDFRGNQGFWQAYPPYARLGLSFVECANPEHFQRDPAFGWGFYGHRTNLYRDTVPHDGFGLIKSWIEQKAAPHFVVTSNVDGQFQKAGFDDDRILEVHGSIHWLQCLSPCSDTIWTNQEQIPVDPVTMRAGNVPRCPRCNGVSRPNILMFGDWSWLPDRTHQQEQRLQQFLAEQLDTKMVVIELGAGTAIPTIRTMSERLGWRYAAATVIRINTREPEIAPPHVGLACGALEGLNAINNLL